A window of the Henckelia pumila isolate YLH828 chromosome 3, ASM3356847v2, whole genome shotgun sequence genome harbors these coding sequences:
- the LOC140887504 gene encoding uncharacterized protein: protein MGDMASLWAFEELNNVEQLGHKLLLSSLELKRLKAEANEKSRKNKELIHLLKFAIIERDEAKNQLQKLLSTKAMSTFTTIAENNFSSTPHFQGNIPLVKLVKATSSVTESKSLSEAHNCHSHGSSSVDSLSVTAPFIQESNAVISENLELEVKFDRYSLVTNNLSRGKSLPQQGKFLLAVLESGPLLQTLILSAPLPRWRNPPQLQPFEFPTASIKGHGTEIFAQRPLANMGQLGSRSLNLQPYTQMSCGSSQVLSTPLLNFTNIASEINANNFVPSPKRQKFF, encoded by the exons ATGGGGGATATGGCTTCTTTGTGGGCATTCGAAGAG CTCAATAATGTGGAGCAATTGGGGCATAAACTTCTTCTATCATCTCTCGAGCTCAAAAGGTTAAAAGCGGAGGCGAATGAGAAATCGAGGAAGAACAAGGAGTTGATTCACCTCCTCAAATTTGCCATCATAGAAAGAGATGAAGCCAAAAATCAACTTCAAAAGTTACTCAGTACCAAAGCTATGTCGACTTTTACTACGATAGCTGAAAACAACTTTTCTTCCACCCCTCATTTTCAAGGCAATATCCCTCTTGTGAAACTTGTAAAGGCTACTTCAAGCGTGACAGAATCAAAGAGTCTTTCAGAAGCACACAATTGCCACTCACATGGATCGTCTTCTGTCGATTCCCTTTCCGTCACAGCGCCATTTATTCAAGAATCCAATGCTGTGATTTCTGAAAATCTTGAACTTGAGGTGAAATTTGATCGGTATTCATTGGTTACAAACAATCTTTCGAGAGGAAAATCTTTGCCTCAGCAAGGGAAGTTTTTGCTGGCTGTTCTTGAATCAGGGCCGCTTCTTCAGACACTTATCCTTTCGGCGCCGCTTCCTAGGTGGCGAAATCCTCCACAGCTTCAGCCATTTGAGTTTCCTACCGCGTCTATTAAAGGCCATGGTACCGAGATTTTTGCTCAGAGGCCATTGGCGAATATGGGACAACTTGGTTCAAGATCACTTAATTTGCAGCCTTACACTCAGATGTCTTGTGGGTCATCTCAAGTTCTGTCAACACCTTTGTTGAATTTTACTAATATAGCTTCTGAGATAAATGCTAATAATTTTGTCCCTTCGCCAAAGAGAcaaaaatttttctga
- the LOC140887503 gene encoding monofunctional riboflavin biosynthesis protein RIBA 3, chloroplastic isoform X1 produces the protein MDCILFQHTLLVNPRVFAQYSAVSRHRNRAWNLSCWAVGLSGNKWDKNSFSINGSLFDSFSDESSPAVSFGAVDAEITQETIDFFVSDAESDPDRPSPGYSSIEQALSSLRQHKFVIVVDDESGNAEGNLVMAASHANPAAVAFLINHGSGIVSVGMTGDDLKRLELPLMSPETEDNSLAPSFTITVDAKVGTTTGVSASDRATTVLALSSPKSRPEDFRKPGHVFPLKYRNGGVLRRVGHTEASVDLVTQAGLPPVSVLTAIVDKQDGSMASMSSLRKLASDHSIPIVSITDLIRYRRKREKLVERTAISRLPTKWGTFQAVCYRSKLDGMEHIAIVKGEIGNGQDVLVRVHSECLTGDIFGSRRCDCGNQLDLAMQLIEKAGRGVVVYLRGHEGRGIGLGHKLQAYNLQDLGHDTVEANLELGFAADAREYGIGAQILRDIGVHTMRLMTNNPAKFTGLKGYGLAIVGRVPVLTPITEDNKRYLETKRTKMGHVYASDLHGPSTETIIPKKDKQDDI, from the exons ATGGATTGCATTCTTTTTCAGCACACTTTGCTAGTTAATCCTCGTGTTTTTGCTCAATATTCTGCAGTTTCCCGTCATAGAAACAGGGCATGGAATCTGAGCTGCTGGGCTGTTGGGTTATCGGGAAACAAGTGGGATAAGAATTCTTTCAGCATAAACGGTTCACTGTTTGATTCTTTCAGCGACGAGTCTTCCCCGGCTGTCTCCTTTGGAGCAGTTGATGCAGAAATAACTCAAGAAACCATTGATTTCTTTGTTAGTGATGCCGAGAGTGATCCCGATCGTCCGTCTCCGGGCTACTCTTCCATCGAACAAGCTCTTTCTTCTTTGCGCCAACACAAG TTTGTGATTGTTGTAGATGATGAAAGTGGGAATGCCGAAGGGAACCTTGTCATGGCCGCCTCCCACGCGAATCCGGCTGCTGTCGCATTCTTGATCAACCACGGATCAGGCATAGTTTCTGTGGGCATGACAGGGGACGACCTCAAAAGGCTAGAGCTCCCTCTAATGTCACCCGAAACAGAAGACAATTCCTTGGCTCCTTCTTTCACAATCACAGTG GATGCTAAAGTTGGAACTACTACTGGTGTATCAGCTTCGGACAGGGCTACAACGGTCCTTGCCCTCTCATCTCCGAAATCTAGACCAGAAGATTTCCGAAAACCGGGACATGTATTCCCCCTTAAGTATAGAAATGGTGGTGTTTTACGTCGGGTTGGTCACACTGAGGCTTCGGTGGATTTGGTCACACAAGCTGGTTTGCCGCCAGTTTCAGTTCTCACGGCTATAGTCGACAAACAAGATGGTTCTATGGCCTCCATGTCTAGTTTAAGAAAGTTGGCATCAGATCATAGTATTCCAATCGTTTCGATCACTGATCTTATTAG GTACAGAAGGAAGAGAGAAAAGCTTGTGGAAAGAACAGCCATTTCGCGTTTACCGACCAAATGGGGTACGTTTCAGGCTGTTTGCTATCGTTCAAAACTTGATGGAATGGAGCACATAGCCATTGTTAAG GGagaaattggaaatggacaagaTGTTCTGGTAAGGGTTCACTCAGAATGCTTGACAGGAGATATATTCGGTTCTAGAAGATGCGACTGTGGAAACCAGTTAGATTTAGCAATGCAGTTAATTGAAAAAGCTGGTAGAGGTGTTGTAGTGTATCTACGAGGTCACGAAGGGCGTGGAATCGGGCTTGGTCACAAACTTCAGGCATATAACTTACAGGATCTTGGACATGACACCGTTGAAGCCAATCTTGAGCTCGGTTTCGCGGCCGATGCACGTGAATATGGGATTGGAGCTCAG ATACTACGAGATATCGGAGTTCACACGATGCGTTTGATGACAAACAATCCAGCCAAATTTACTGGTCTGAAAGGCTACGGCTTGGCAATCGTGGGACGAGTTCCCGTACTCACTCCTATCACAGAGGACAACAAGCGTTATCTGGAAACGAAAAGAACCAAAATGGGTCACGTATATGCATCGGATTTACATGGACCGTCGACTGAAACCATTATACCAAAGAAAGATAAACAAGACGACATATGA
- the LOC140887503 gene encoding monofunctional riboflavin biosynthesis protein RIBA 3, chloroplastic isoform X2, which produces MHLPNRNSLTRILNRAWNLSCWAVGLSGNKWDKNSFSINGSLFDSFSDESSPAVSFGAVDAEITQETIDFFVSDAESDPDRPSPGYSSIEQALSSLRQHKFVIVVDDESGNAEGNLVMAASHANPAAVAFLINHGSGIVSVGMTGDDLKRLELPLMSPETEDNSLAPSFTITVDAKVGTTTGVSASDRATTVLALSSPKSRPEDFRKPGHVFPLKYRNGGVLRRVGHTEASVDLVTQAGLPPVSVLTAIVDKQDGSMASMSSLRKLASDHSIPIVSITDLIRYRRKREKLVERTAISRLPTKWGTFQAVCYRSKLDGMEHIAIVKGEIGNGQDVLVRVHSECLTGDIFGSRRCDCGNQLDLAMQLIEKAGRGVVVYLRGHEGRGIGLGHKLQAYNLQDLGHDTVEANLELGFAADAREYGIGAQILRDIGVHTMRLMTNNPAKFTGLKGYGLAIVGRVPVLTPITEDNKRYLETKRTKMGHVYASDLHGPSTETIIPKKDKQDDI; this is translated from the exons ATGCATTTGCCAAACCGAAATTCTCTGACGAGGATATT AAACAGGGCATGGAATCTGAGCTGCTGGGCTGTTGGGTTATCGGGAAACAAGTGGGATAAGAATTCTTTCAGCATAAACGGTTCACTGTTTGATTCTTTCAGCGACGAGTCTTCCCCGGCTGTCTCCTTTGGAGCAGTTGATGCAGAAATAACTCAAGAAACCATTGATTTCTTTGTTAGTGATGCCGAGAGTGATCCCGATCGTCCGTCTCCGGGCTACTCTTCCATCGAACAAGCTCTTTCTTCTTTGCGCCAACACAAG TTTGTGATTGTTGTAGATGATGAAAGTGGGAATGCCGAAGGGAACCTTGTCATGGCCGCCTCCCACGCGAATCCGGCTGCTGTCGCATTCTTGATCAACCACGGATCAGGCATAGTTTCTGTGGGCATGACAGGGGACGACCTCAAAAGGCTAGAGCTCCCTCTAATGTCACCCGAAACAGAAGACAATTCCTTGGCTCCTTCTTTCACAATCACAGTG GATGCTAAAGTTGGAACTACTACTGGTGTATCAGCTTCGGACAGGGCTACAACGGTCCTTGCCCTCTCATCTCCGAAATCTAGACCAGAAGATTTCCGAAAACCGGGACATGTATTCCCCCTTAAGTATAGAAATGGTGGTGTTTTACGTCGGGTTGGTCACACTGAGGCTTCGGTGGATTTGGTCACACAAGCTGGTTTGCCGCCAGTTTCAGTTCTCACGGCTATAGTCGACAAACAAGATGGTTCTATGGCCTCCATGTCTAGTTTAAGAAAGTTGGCATCAGATCATAGTATTCCAATCGTTTCGATCACTGATCTTATTAG GTACAGAAGGAAGAGAGAAAAGCTTGTGGAAAGAACAGCCATTTCGCGTTTACCGACCAAATGGGGTACGTTTCAGGCTGTTTGCTATCGTTCAAAACTTGATGGAATGGAGCACATAGCCATTGTTAAG GGagaaattggaaatggacaagaTGTTCTGGTAAGGGTTCACTCAGAATGCTTGACAGGAGATATATTCGGTTCTAGAAGATGCGACTGTGGAAACCAGTTAGATTTAGCAATGCAGTTAATTGAAAAAGCTGGTAGAGGTGTTGTAGTGTATCTACGAGGTCACGAAGGGCGTGGAATCGGGCTTGGTCACAAACTTCAGGCATATAACTTACAGGATCTTGGACATGACACCGTTGAAGCCAATCTTGAGCTCGGTTTCGCGGCCGATGCACGTGAATATGGGATTGGAGCTCAG ATACTACGAGATATCGGAGTTCACACGATGCGTTTGATGACAAACAATCCAGCCAAATTTACTGGTCTGAAAGGCTACGGCTTGGCAATCGTGGGACGAGTTCCCGTACTCACTCCTATCACAGAGGACAACAAGCGTTATCTGGAAACGAAAAGAACCAAAATGGGTCACGTATATGCATCGGATTTACATGGACCGTCGACTGAAACCATTATACCAAAGAAAGATAAACAAGACGACATATGA
- the LOC140887503 gene encoding monofunctional riboflavin biosynthesis protein RIBA 3, chloroplastic isoform X3, producing MIIISRHRNRAWNLSCWAVGLSGNKWDKNSFSINGSLFDSFSDESSPAVSFGAVDAEITQETIDFFVSDAESDPDRPSPGYSSIEQALSSLRQHKFVIVVDDESGNAEGNLVMAASHANPAAVAFLINHGSGIVSVGMTGDDLKRLELPLMSPETEDNSLAPSFTITVDAKVGTTTGVSASDRATTVLALSSPKSRPEDFRKPGHVFPLKYRNGGVLRRVGHTEASVDLVTQAGLPPVSVLTAIVDKQDGSMASMSSLRKLASDHSIPIVSITDLIRYRRKREKLVERTAISRLPTKWGTFQAVCYRSKLDGMEHIAIVKGEIGNGQDVLVRVHSECLTGDIFGSRRCDCGNQLDLAMQLIEKAGRGVVVYLRGHEGRGIGLGHKLQAYNLQDLGHDTVEANLELGFAADAREYGIGAQILRDIGVHTMRLMTNNPAKFTGLKGYGLAIVGRVPVLTPITEDNKRYLETKRTKMGHVYASDLHGPSTETIIPKKDKQDDI from the exons ATGATAATAA TTTCCCGTCATAGAAACAGGGCATGGAATCTGAGCTGCTGGGCTGTTGGGTTATCGGGAAACAAGTGGGATAAGAATTCTTTCAGCATAAACGGTTCACTGTTTGATTCTTTCAGCGACGAGTCTTCCCCGGCTGTCTCCTTTGGAGCAGTTGATGCAGAAATAACTCAAGAAACCATTGATTTCTTTGTTAGTGATGCCGAGAGTGATCCCGATCGTCCGTCTCCGGGCTACTCTTCCATCGAACAAGCTCTTTCTTCTTTGCGCCAACACAAG TTTGTGATTGTTGTAGATGATGAAAGTGGGAATGCCGAAGGGAACCTTGTCATGGCCGCCTCCCACGCGAATCCGGCTGCTGTCGCATTCTTGATCAACCACGGATCAGGCATAGTTTCTGTGGGCATGACAGGGGACGACCTCAAAAGGCTAGAGCTCCCTCTAATGTCACCCGAAACAGAAGACAATTCCTTGGCTCCTTCTTTCACAATCACAGTG GATGCTAAAGTTGGAACTACTACTGGTGTATCAGCTTCGGACAGGGCTACAACGGTCCTTGCCCTCTCATCTCCGAAATCTAGACCAGAAGATTTCCGAAAACCGGGACATGTATTCCCCCTTAAGTATAGAAATGGTGGTGTTTTACGTCGGGTTGGTCACACTGAGGCTTCGGTGGATTTGGTCACACAAGCTGGTTTGCCGCCAGTTTCAGTTCTCACGGCTATAGTCGACAAACAAGATGGTTCTATGGCCTCCATGTCTAGTTTAAGAAAGTTGGCATCAGATCATAGTATTCCAATCGTTTCGATCACTGATCTTATTAG GTACAGAAGGAAGAGAGAAAAGCTTGTGGAAAGAACAGCCATTTCGCGTTTACCGACCAAATGGGGTACGTTTCAGGCTGTTTGCTATCGTTCAAAACTTGATGGAATGGAGCACATAGCCATTGTTAAG GGagaaattggaaatggacaagaTGTTCTGGTAAGGGTTCACTCAGAATGCTTGACAGGAGATATATTCGGTTCTAGAAGATGCGACTGTGGAAACCAGTTAGATTTAGCAATGCAGTTAATTGAAAAAGCTGGTAGAGGTGTTGTAGTGTATCTACGAGGTCACGAAGGGCGTGGAATCGGGCTTGGTCACAAACTTCAGGCATATAACTTACAGGATCTTGGACATGACACCGTTGAAGCCAATCTTGAGCTCGGTTTCGCGGCCGATGCACGTGAATATGGGATTGGAGCTCAG ATACTACGAGATATCGGAGTTCACACGATGCGTTTGATGACAAACAATCCAGCCAAATTTACTGGTCTGAAAGGCTACGGCTTGGCAATCGTGGGACGAGTTCCCGTACTCACTCCTATCACAGAGGACAACAAGCGTTATCTGGAAACGAAAAGAACCAAAATGGGTCACGTATATGCATCGGATTTACATGGACCGTCGACTGAAACCATTATACCAAAGAAAGATAAACAAGACGACATATGA
- the LOC140887854 gene encoding uncharacterized protein isoform X1: MKPFTSFSSSSSCDHSLLPYNSKNRRHGGCMGRFLRRILCINSIRSPPPEEEQKEPPMACTESASTPGIVARLMGLEPLPFMESIARSPVLKSFEPFRKPRSPDGRYHRIIPTYKEVLEDENFFILSFESMDFSRRSRSGSGSGKKKLQGSGVKCKKKGTRRGSLQERDEQNVDGNSDQNSNTHGRERKKKAKGDGNLAVIKPETEGNSQNSSPISVLDFIESAPSPSSSAEDISRLKNSKLKRTLSEELENCTYPKDKTLYINRSCGHIRPRSKVRDEKWFETRELAEHDMIKSSWVCAEVSKNHLDHFQEIGKDLTSHVLDQLLLELILNFS; encoded by the exons ATGAAGCCCTTTACTTCattttcatcatcttcttcttgtgATCATAGTCTATTGCCATACAATTCCAAAAACAGAAGACATGGAGGTTGCATGGGTAGATTCTTACGCCGCATTCTTTGCATCAACAGCATCCGCTCGCCACCTCCGGAAGAAGAGCAAAAGGAACCTCCAATGGCGTGCACTGAATCAGCTAGTACTCCTGGAATTGTGGCAAGGCTTATGGGATTAGAACCGTTGCCATTTATGGAGTCGATAGCGCGAAGCCCCGTGTTGAAATCTTTTGAGCCGTTTAGGAAACCGAGATCGCCAGATGGGAGGTATCATCGGATCATTCCCACATACAAAGAAGTACTTGAAGATGAAAACTTCTTCATTCTTAGCTTTGAAAGTATGGATTTCTCAAGGAGATCGCGGTCGGGTTCAGGTTCGGGTAAAAAGAAGTTGCAAGGATCGGGAGTCAAGTGCAAGAAGAAAGGCACGAGAAGAGGGAGTTTGCAGGAAAGGGATGAACAAAATGTTGACGGCAACTCGGATCAAAATTCAAACACCCACGGAAGGGAAAGGAAGAAAAAGGCGAAAGGGGATGGTAACTTGGCagtgatcaaaccggaaacagaAGGAAATTCACAAAATTCAAGCCCCATTTCTGTTCTTGATTTTATCGAATCGGCACCCAGCCCCAGTTCTTCAG CGGAAGATATTTCAAgattgaaaaattcaaaattgaaAAGAACATTGTCTGAAGAACTTGAGAACTGCACATACCCCAAAGACAAAACATTGTACATCAACAGAAGCTGTGGTCACATTAGACCGAGGAGTAAGGTTCGTGATGAAAAGTGGTTCGAAACTCGCGAACTGGCCGAACATGACATGATCAAATCGAGTTGGGTATGCGCCGAAGTGTCTAAAAATCACCTCGATCATTTCCAAGAGATTGGTAAAGATCTAACCTCGCATGTTCTTGATCAACTTTTGCTCGAGTTGATACTAAATTTTTCATAA
- the LOC140887854 gene encoding uncharacterized protein isoform X2, producing MKPFTSFSSSSSCDHSLLPYNSKNRRHGGCMGRFLRRILCINSIRSPPPEEEQKEPPMACTESASTPGIVARLMGLEPLPFMESIARSPVLKSFEPFRKPRSPDGRYHRIIPTYKEVLEDENFFILSFESMDFSRRSRSGSGSGKKKLQGSGVKCKKKGTRRGSLQERDEQNVDGNSDQNSNTHGRERKKKAKGDGNLAVIKPETEGNSQNSSPISVLDFIESAPSPSSSG from the exons ATGAAGCCCTTTACTTCattttcatcatcttcttcttgtgATCATAGTCTATTGCCATACAATTCCAAAAACAGAAGACATGGAGGTTGCATGGGTAGATTCTTACGCCGCATTCTTTGCATCAACAGCATCCGCTCGCCACCTCCGGAAGAAGAGCAAAAGGAACCTCCAATGGCGTGCACTGAATCAGCTAGTACTCCTGGAATTGTGGCAAGGCTTATGGGATTAGAACCGTTGCCATTTATGGAGTCGATAGCGCGAAGCCCCGTGTTGAAATCTTTTGAGCCGTTTAGGAAACCGAGATCGCCAGATGGGAGGTATCATCGGATCATTCCCACATACAAAGAAGTACTTGAAGATGAAAACTTCTTCATTCTTAGCTTTGAAAGTATGGATTTCTCAAGGAGATCGCGGTCGGGTTCAGGTTCGGGTAAAAAGAAGTTGCAAGGATCGGGAGTCAAGTGCAAGAAGAAAGGCACGAGAAGAGGGAGTTTGCAGGAAAGGGATGAACAAAATGTTGACGGCAACTCGGATCAAAATTCAAACACCCACGGAAGGGAAAGGAAGAAAAAGGCGAAAGGGGATGGTAACTTGGCagtgatcaaaccggaaacagaAGGAAATTCACAAAATTCAAGCCCCATTTCTGTTCTTGATTTTATCGAATCGGCACCCAGCCCCAGTTCTTCAG GTTAA
- the LOC140887853 gene encoding UDP-galactose/UDP-glucose transporter 5-like has product MAEPPSRWKEKKLLKLFFAVAGIMSTLLIYGVLQEKIMRIPYGPNKEYFKYSLFLVFCNRITTSAVSAGVLLVGKKALEPVAPIYNYCMVSVSNILTTTCQYEALKYVSFPMQTLAKCAKMIPVMIWGTVIMQKTYSGRDYLFALLVTLGCSIFILYPTTGDISLYSQGRESTVWGVSLMLGYLGFDGFTSTFQDKLFRGYDMEIHNQIFYTTLCSCMLSFIGLILQGNLLMAIDFVSRHNDCFIDIAILSTVATISQFFISYTIRNFGALTFATIMTTRQLVSILLSCIWFAHPLSPEQVVGAAIVFGSIYSKTFFKSKQSSPNTERTENGAVPDPPRPNP; this is encoded by the exons ATGGCGGAGCCACCTTCACGATGGAAAGAGAAGAAGCTTTTGAAATTGTTCTTTGCGGTCGCCGGGATCATGTCCACACTTCTCATCTACGGAGTTTTACAG GAAAAGATTATGAGAATTCCGTATGGGCCAAATAAAGAATATTTCAAGTACTCGCTGTTTCTTGTCTTCTGCAACCGCATTACAACTTCTGCCGTGTCTGCTGGAGTTTTACTG GTAGGTAAAAAGGCTCTGGAACCTGTTGCTCCGATTTACAATTATTGTATGGTTTCAGTGTCCAATATACTCACTACCACCTGTCAATACGAG GCCCTTAAATATGTCAGTTTCCCTATGCAGACGCTGGCAAAGTGTGCCAAAATGATACCTGTAATG ATTTGGGGCACTGTCATCATGCAAAAGACGTACTCTGGACGTGATTATCTATTTGCCTTGTTAGTTACACTTGGTTgttcaatatttattttatatccg ACAACGGGTGATATCAGCCTATACAGTCAAGGAAGAGAAAGCACGGTTTGGGGTGTTTCCTTGATGCTTGGTTATCTTGG GTTTGATGGCTTCACAAGCACATTTCAGGATAAACTTTTCAGAGGCTATGACATGGAGATTCACAATCAGATATTTTATACAACACTATGTTCTTGCATGCTTAGTTTTATtg GTCTAATCTTACAGGGCAATCTTCTAATGGCCATAGATTTTGTTTCTCGGCATAATGACTGTTTCATTGACATTGCAATTCTTTCAACT GTAGCAACAATTAGTCAGTTCTTTATTTCGTACACCATCCGCAATTTCGGTGCTTTGACATTTGCCACGATAATGACCACAAGACAG TTGGTGAGCATTCTATTGTCCTGTATTTGGTTTGCCCACCCACTCAGCCCAGAACAAGTAGTTGGAGCA GCTATTGTCTTTGGATCCATATATTCAAAAACCTTCTTCAAAAGTAAGCAGAGTTCGCCAAACACAGAACGCACAGAAAACGGAGCAGTGCCTGATCCACCGAGGCCAAATCCGTAG